In Chloroherpetonaceae bacterium, a single genomic region encodes these proteins:
- a CDS encoding GNAT family N-acetyltransferase yields the protein MLKIRFATEQDVPLILTFIKALAEYERLSSEVQATEARLRQTLFGSPPAAETLLAFEGDEPVGFALFFHNYSTFLGQRGLYLEDLFVKPEHRGKGYGKALLVRLAQIAKERNCGRMEWSVLDWNTPSIEFYKKLGAVPMSDWTTFRLTSEAIARLAELE from the coding sequence ATGCTGAAAATTCGTTTTGCCACTGAACAGGATGTGCCGCTCATTCTGACCTTCATCAAAGCACTTGCCGAGTATGAGCGGCTCTCGAGCGAGGTGCAAGCCACCGAAGCGCGCTTGCGTCAAACGCTTTTTGGCTCGCCGCCCGCTGCGGAAACGCTCCTCGCCTTCGAGGGTGATGAACCTGTGGGCTTTGCGCTCTTCTTCCATAACTACTCAACCTTTCTTGGGCAGCGCGGGCTGTATCTGGAAGACCTTTTTGTGAAGCCGGAGCATCGTGGCAAGGGCTACGGAAAAGCCTTGCTTGTAAGACTGGCACAGATTGCAAAAGAGCGAAACTGCGGTCGTATGGAATGGTCTGTTTTGGACTGGAATACGCCTTCAATTGAGTTCTACAAAAAGCTGGGCGCTGTGCCAATGTCAGACTGGACAACGTTTCGCCTGACGAGCGAAGCAATTGCGCGTTTGGCAGAACTCGAGTAG